The following are encoded together in the Pectobacterium wasabiae CFBP 3304 genome:
- a CDS encoding ABC transporter ATP-binding protein — MSLHFQHITKYFTVNGAPLTVLQDIDLSLLTGELVAVIGASGCGKSTLLRLAAGIDTTERGRILIGDRSVRGIPDDVSLVFQEPRLFPWLTVTDNIRLGMLNLNLSSADATQRITHYLQMMGLEGFADAWPHQLSGGMAQRVAIARGLVSTPRILLLDEPFGALDALTKQQLQERLAEIRRQTDLTILLVTHDVEEAVFLADRVVVMSPRPGRISAILPVNLAYPRDRTSTALLEQRQAVSQALHQA, encoded by the coding sequence ATGTCCCTGCATTTTCAGCATATTACCAAGTATTTTACCGTCAACGGCGCACCGCTGACGGTGTTACAGGACATCGATCTGTCGCTGCTCACGGGCGAACTGGTTGCAGTCATCGGGGCCAGCGGCTGCGGTAAATCGACGCTGCTGCGTTTGGCCGCCGGGATTGATACCACCGAGCGTGGGCGTATTCTGATTGGCGATCGGTCTGTGCGCGGAATTCCCGACGATGTCAGCCTGGTGTTTCAGGAGCCGCGCCTGTTTCCGTGGCTCACCGTGACGGACAATATTCGCCTCGGCATGCTTAACCTCAACCTTTCCTCTGCGGACGCTACACAACGTATTACTCACTATCTTCAGATGATGGGGCTGGAAGGCTTTGCCGACGCATGGCCGCATCAGCTATCAGGCGGGATGGCGCAGCGCGTAGCGATCGCTCGTGGGCTGGTGTCGACGCCACGAATTCTCTTGCTGGATGAACCTTTCGGCGCGCTGGATGCACTGACCAAACAGCAGTTGCAGGAACGTCTGGCGGAGATTCGCCGACAAACGGATTTGACAATATTGCTGGTGACGCATGACGTGGAAGAAGCCGTTTTTCTGGCCGACAGGGTGGTGGTGATGTCACCCCGACCCGGTCGAATTAGCGCGATTCTGCCAGTCAATTTGGCTTATCCCCGCGACCGAACCAGCACCGCGTTATTGGAACAACGGCAAGCGGTCAGCCAAGCACTGCATCAGGCCTGA
- a CDS encoding ABC transporter permease translates to MMPKYTLRIRSASDASLSTGALSAGYSALATSLITSLLVPVLVLAGWWLASRHGWMSEQILPSPLAVIDSARDFVPEELIHQLPISLMRLAIGFSGGIALGLVLGSLFGLNRRLNALFMPLFTVIAQIPTLAWIPLLMLSLGIGEALKLVVLVKSVTVPVTLYTCAGIQQTPQKLHEMARSLRLPPIAFLRYLILPAMLPYVMTGVRLAFSTGWVALIAVELLASSEGLGYLLVQSRQLFMLDLVFVCILIIGILGFAGERVLLKLERRWIHWPAPVLGRDSLSSALPSLSLTPWLAPLVLVALWQVSGTREWVNVAFLPAPSDVIGALWSGLVQGGLLADLNASLLRALQGFLLGSGIGALVGALLGNWRIADRLFNPALSALRCVALFAWLPLITAWFGLGESAKIVFIAVAAFFPVMLATRQGIAQLPPALLEVAQVLRLTSTQTLRTLVFPSVLPPLFSGLRLALMHAWTGAIGAEYFMPSGEGLGGMMIRAQQLLESDRIMAGVVLIAIVAALFSRLMTLSERRLTRWRFA, encoded by the coding sequence ATGATGCCCAAATACACACTGCGAATACGTTCCGCTTCTGATGCTTCGCTGTCCACGGGTGCGCTATCGGCGGGATATTCTGCGCTGGCCACGTCGTTGATCACGTCACTGCTCGTGCCAGTGCTGGTATTAGCCGGATGGTGGCTTGCCAGTCGGCACGGGTGGATGTCTGAGCAGATATTGCCTTCGCCGCTGGCGGTCATCGACAGTGCGCGGGATTTTGTTCCCGAAGAACTGATTCACCAGTTGCCAATTAGTCTGATGCGGCTTGCGATTGGTTTTAGCGGCGGCATCGCGCTGGGTCTGGTGCTTGGTAGTCTGTTCGGCCTGAATCGACGCCTGAATGCGCTGTTTATGCCACTCTTCACCGTCATCGCACAGATTCCAACGTTAGCCTGGATACCGCTTTTGATGCTGTCACTCGGTATTGGTGAAGCGCTGAAACTGGTGGTATTGGTGAAATCAGTGACGGTGCCGGTGACGCTTTACACCTGCGCCGGTATTCAACAGACGCCACAAAAGTTGCATGAAATGGCGCGTAGCCTGCGTTTACCGCCTATCGCCTTTCTGCGTTACCTGATCCTGCCCGCAATGCTGCCGTATGTCATGACGGGGGTTCGGCTGGCGTTTTCCACCGGATGGGTGGCGCTGATTGCAGTTGAGTTGCTGGCATCCAGCGAAGGGCTGGGCTACCTGCTGGTACAAAGCCGCCAACTGTTCATGTTGGATCTGGTGTTTGTCTGCATTTTGATCATCGGGATACTAGGGTTTGCCGGGGAACGCGTGCTGCTGAAGCTTGAGCGTCGTTGGATTCACTGGCCTGCACCGGTACTGGGGCGCGATAGCCTGAGCTCTGCGCTACCGAGTTTGTCGCTGACGCCTTGGCTTGCGCCATTGGTTCTGGTTGCGCTGTGGCAGGTTAGCGGCACACGCGAGTGGGTGAATGTGGCTTTTCTTCCTGCGCCGAGTGATGTGATTGGTGCGCTGTGGTCAGGGCTGGTTCAGGGTGGGCTGCTGGCCGACCTGAATGCCAGCCTGCTGCGTGCGTTACAGGGCTTTCTGCTGGGGAGCGGGATCGGTGCGCTGGTGGGGGCATTACTCGGCAACTGGCGCATCGCCGACAGGCTGTTTAATCCGGCGCTATCTGCACTGCGCTGCGTGGCACTATTCGCTTGGCTGCCGCTGATCACGGCCTGGTTCGGTTTAGGGGAGAGCGCCAAAATCGTATTTATCGCCGTGGCCGCGTTCTTTCCCGTGATGCTGGCAACCCGTCAGGGCATTGCCCAGCTTCCCCCCGCGCTGTTGGAAGTCGCGCAGGTTCTGCGCCTTACCTCCACGCAGACGCTGCGCACGCTGGTGTTTCCCAGCGTATTGCCACCACTGTTTTCCGGTTTACGGCTGGCCTTAATGCATGCGTGGACCGGAGCCATTGGCGCAGAGTATTTCATGCCGTCGGGAGAAGGACTGGGCGGCATGATGATCCGTGCACAGCAGTTACTTGAATCCGATCGCATCATGGCCGGGGTCGTACTGATTGCGATCGTGGCCGCGCTCTTTTCCCGCTTGATGACCTTATCTGAACGGCGGTTGACCCGCTGGCGCTTTGCGTGA
- a CDS encoding ExbD/TolR family protein, translating into MAFTSRNDDDVMSEMNITPLVDVMLVLLVVFIVTAPMLTNAIPIQLPKTAAVAPVDRADPIVISIDAEQRVFINKENLAREQLVPRLQQAKAGNTDLVVQVQADKEANYGTVAALLADVEQAGITRLSLLTQK; encoded by the coding sequence ATGGCGTTTACCTCGCGTAATGATGACGATGTCATGAGTGAAATGAATATCACACCGCTCGTGGATGTCATGCTGGTATTGCTGGTGGTGTTCATTGTTACTGCGCCGATGCTGACCAATGCCATTCCTATTCAGCTACCGAAAACAGCAGCGGTGGCTCCGGTCGATCGCGCCGATCCGATTGTTATTAGTATTGATGCCGAGCAGCGCGTCTTCATCAATAAAGAAAACCTGGCACGCGAGCAACTGGTGCCACGCTTGCAGCAGGCGAAAGCGGGTAACACCGATTTGGTGGTGCAGGTACAAGCGGACAAAGAGGCCAACTACGGCACGGTAGCGGCGCTGCTAGCCGATGTTGAGCAGGCGGGGATTACGCGTTTATCTCTGCTGACGCAGAAATAA
- a CDS encoding MotA/TolQ/ExbB proton channel family protein, whose translation MTLGHIELFSAEGAVVLLLLLFSLVTWGLGLLKFIQYRLSQRRDRRFRAAFWQQDDVSQTPETSAKQPGSLANLALAAVKAPERISGQLALNIHLPDRVERALQQQIQRERRSLESGLAVLASIGSTSPFIGLFGTVWGIMAALQEIGLSGSASLDTVAGPIGNALIATGIGIAVAVPAVLIYNYFLRRLKLAVADMDDFAHDVYSVMQANDFHVSTFQASEEPSSAAFSVKNLREVV comes from the coding sequence ATGACGCTCGGACACATTGAACTCTTTTCTGCTGAAGGCGCAGTGGTTCTGTTACTGCTGCTGTTTTCTCTCGTCACCTGGGGACTGGGGTTGCTGAAGTTCATTCAATACCGGCTGTCGCAGCGACGCGATCGGCGTTTCCGTGCAGCTTTCTGGCAGCAGGATGACGTGAGCCAAACGCCAGAAACTAGCGCGAAACAGCCCGGCTCACTGGCTAATTTGGCACTGGCCGCCGTTAAAGCGCCGGAGCGGATTAGCGGCCAGCTTGCTTTGAATATTCATCTTCCCGATCGGGTCGAACGCGCACTGCAACAGCAGATTCAGCGCGAACGCCGCTCGCTGGAAAGCGGGCTGGCGGTGTTGGCGAGTATCGGCAGTACGTCGCCGTTTATCGGCCTGTTTGGCACCGTTTGGGGCATTATGGCGGCGTTGCAGGAGATCGGGCTTTCTGGTTCTGCCAGTCTCGACACTGTGGCGGGGCCGATTGGCAACGCGCTGATCGCCACCGGGATCGGGATTGCGGTCGCGGTGCCTGCGGTGCTGATCTACAACTACTTTTTACGTCGTCTCAAGCTGGCCGTCGCAGATATGGATGACTTCGCCCATGACGTCTACAGCGTGATGCAGGCGAACGATTTTCACGTCAGTACATTTCAGGCTAGCGAGGAGCCATCCTCTGCGGCTTTCTCGGTAAAGAATCTGAGAGAGGTAGTGTGA
- a CDS encoding energy transducer TonB, whose product MTELLYAGAAPIPQSYSPEPTPHANAKQVNGVVQQRLSQLNTAVSSRPERWLAVMATLLLHAAVLALFNGAATPPVTVPARPQPVSVELVSMVAEPVQQEVVPVAEPETPTPQPQEEPTITEPLVDESALLPPAPEKKMPEKKPEPVLKKTPVKKSTPAPKPTPQPQTETASAVAPITPAPVAQKAAVQPVDAPLTPPLANADYLHNPSPSYPDVAISRGYEGTVLLNVQVRADGKVQTIRIHQSSGYPSLDEAARDTVVRWSFVPARRGNQPVSGWVVVPVDFSLNS is encoded by the coding sequence ATGACGGAATTACTCTATGCGGGAGCCGCGCCGATACCTCAGTCCTATTCACCGGAGCCAACGCCGCATGCCAACGCTAAGCAAGTGAACGGCGTAGTGCAGCAGCGCTTATCACAGCTAAATACAGCGGTTTCATCCCGGCCGGAGCGCTGGCTGGCGGTGATGGCGACGTTGCTATTGCATGCGGCGGTGCTGGCGTTGTTCAACGGCGCGGCGACACCGCCGGTTACGGTGCCCGCTCGGCCGCAGCCTGTCAGCGTTGAACTGGTTTCGATGGTTGCAGAGCCCGTGCAGCAAGAGGTCGTTCCGGTTGCCGAACCTGAGACGCCGACGCCACAACCGCAGGAAGAGCCAACGATAACCGAGCCGCTGGTGGATGAAAGTGCATTGCTGCCCCCTGCCCCGGAGAAAAAAATGCCGGAGAAAAAACCTGAACCTGTACTGAAAAAGACGCCGGTGAAAAAGAGCACGCCCGCGCCTAAACCGACGCCGCAGCCCCAGACGGAAACTGCATCGGCAGTGGCACCGATAACGCCTGCGCCAGTAGCGCAAAAGGCGGCGGTACAACCCGTCGACGCGCCGCTAACGCCGCCGCTGGCCAATGCCGACTACCTGCATAACCCTTCGCCATCTTATCCCGACGTGGCGATTAGCCGCGGCTATGAAGGCACGGTGCTGCTAAATGTGCAGGTCCGTGCTGACGGCAAGGTACAAACCATTCGGATTCATCAATCAAGCGGCTATCCGTCGCTGGACGAGGCTGCCAGAGACACCGTGGTGCGTTGGTCTTTCGTTCCAGCGCGGCGCGGCAATCAGCCAGTTAGCGGTTGGGTGGTGGTTCCTGTCGATTTTTCGCTGAACTCATGA
- a CDS encoding ABC transporter substrate-binding protein, with translation MTTSGRKWLVTSILAMGMAWSGIASAITEIRIAAPDIGAGTKPSGGGLLDVIHSQKLLEREFSKDGINVRWTFIKGAGPVINEAFGNHQVDVAYLGDLASIIGRSRGLDTRVIAVASRGINHYLAVAKGSGIEKIADLKGKRIGIFRGTAGELSFVSALDSQGLKPSDVKLINLDFAAASAALAAGQIDATWGGSNTLSLRDKGLADIPLSSRDLNGAGQLSGFLLVDEKFAKGNEDILRRLVKVQREAANWASDNKNKDEFIRLLATQSGYPENILRVEWDTLPPLTERLSPELDAAFVAKLKRAVTLADESRLIRQPFDVDKWLDDSYLKATQ, from the coding sequence ATGACGACATCAGGACGAAAATGGTTAGTGACCAGCATATTGGCAATGGGTATGGCCTGGTCAGGTATCGCGTCAGCGATCACTGAAATTCGTATTGCCGCGCCAGACATTGGCGCGGGCACAAAACCCAGCGGCGGTGGCCTGCTCGACGTCATCCACAGTCAGAAACTGCTGGAGCGCGAGTTTAGCAAAGATGGGATCAACGTGCGTTGGACGTTCATCAAAGGTGCCGGCCCCGTCATCAACGAGGCGTTTGGTAACCATCAGGTCGATGTGGCCTATCTGGGTGATTTGGCCAGCATTATCGGCCGTTCACGCGGTCTGGATACCCGGGTGATCGCCGTGGCGTCACGCGGTATCAATCACTATCTGGCCGTGGCAAAAGGCTCTGGTATCGAGAAAATTGCCGACCTAAAAGGCAAACGCATCGGGATCTTTCGTGGAACGGCAGGTGAACTTTCCTTTGTCAGCGCGCTTGATTCACAAGGCCTGAAACCGTCTGACGTTAAGCTGATCAATCTCGATTTCGCAGCAGCCAGCGCGGCGTTAGCTGCCGGGCAAATTGATGCCACCTGGGGCGGTAGCAATACGCTTTCATTGCGGGATAAAGGGCTGGCCGATATTCCACTCTCCAGTCGCGATTTGAACGGGGCAGGCCAACTCAGCGGCTTCCTGCTGGTGGATGAGAAATTTGCCAAAGGCAACGAGGATATTCTACGACGCTTAGTCAAAGTTCAGCGAGAAGCAGCAAATTGGGCTAGCGATAATAAGAATAAAGATGAATTTATTCGCTTATTAGCGACTCAATCAGGTTACCCGGAAAATATATTACGCGTCGAATGGGATACATTACCGCCATTAACTGAGCGCCTTTCACCCGAATTGGATGCTGCTTTCGTGGCAAAATTAAAACGCGCGGTCACATTGGCCGACGAATCGCGTCTTATTCGGCAGCCGTTTGATGTCGATAAATGGCTGGATGATTCTTATCTAAAAGCAACGCAGTAA
- a CDS encoding TonB-dependent receptor, with the protein MYLKKHQQYLKKHQHKITSGILMSCVLTLPVTTQAADPQTATDNVPRTEATTAAPVQLKRVKVNAQRAPIQPPTTLASVIDGKTLEEERIYRFEELSQLVTGLDVDTVDVMDTTVTIRGIGDGGESGTNIGMSGSVGLFVDGVYLSRPGVISNDLLDIDSTRVLKGPQGAAYGFNTTGGAIDIRTRKPTFTPEYSLEQSFGQRGYLQSKLMASGPLSDHWAGRINLSRTERGGNVTNIENGHKLGGSTNNGVRGQLLYQPNDSFNLRITGDYSDSTQRPVSVLVSATDAFRTRAEQTGLKVVGGRQVAMDDENVIRVAQGGGSVEANWRLKSGFSLNSLSSLRYFRVLPSTADNWNIPLYHDSGADVRDRVWSQSFWLDSPKGNKVDYSLGVDYWGENLDTEANSRYYNDNRVRTWVGNGYQGINVQRFGTLDDTVYSVYGRGTWHAADKLDVIVGLRHTYEKKEGTFVRRNRATFDSGPLSQTNHLPSGSISLNWFAAPNATPYLTLGYGEKSGGLNVSSGAARQLGIDSLYVDPEKTRSAELGIKTHWLQRKVEWNTALFWSVVEDFQNNAYDEETDTSYLINAGKFRSRGGESQLTLRPLDGLSISLAGTLLDASYLNFPNARCPAEISAVSCDMSGKRVFKSPTLSYNTRVRYQWDTPNNLQASVSGQWSWRSWAYGTLDDSESNRIPAYGVLNLSSGLSGKQGDNRWNVSLWVKNALDKNYYRSVRGSSATTGVIGEPRMVGISVGYDFKG; encoded by the coding sequence ATGTATTTAAAAAAGCACCAACAGTATTTAAAAAAACATCAGCACAAAATAACGTCAGGCATTTTAATGAGCTGCGTTTTAACGCTCCCCGTCACGACGCAAGCAGCCGATCCGCAAACCGCAACGGATAATGTTCCTCGAACCGAGGCGACAACCGCTGCCCCCGTCCAACTAAAACGCGTGAAAGTGAACGCCCAGCGCGCCCCCATTCAGCCACCGACCACGCTGGCATCGGTAATCGACGGCAAAACGCTCGAAGAAGAGCGGATATATCGCTTTGAGGAGCTGTCACAGCTAGTGACGGGGCTGGATGTCGATACCGTCGATGTGATGGACACTACCGTGACCATTCGTGGGATTGGCGATGGTGGCGAGAGCGGCACCAACATCGGTATGTCGGGCAGCGTGGGCCTGTTTGTTGATGGTGTCTATTTGTCCCGCCCCGGCGTTATCTCTAACGATTTGCTGGATATTGACAGCACCCGCGTATTGAAAGGTCCGCAGGGCGCAGCCTATGGCTTTAATACCACTGGCGGTGCGATTGATATTCGCACCCGCAAACCGACGTTCACCCCCGAATACTCACTGGAGCAATCGTTCGGACAACGCGGCTATCTGCAATCCAAACTGATGGCATCCGGGCCGCTCAGCGACCACTGGGCGGGGCGCATCAACCTGTCACGAACCGAACGCGGCGGAAACGTCACGAATATCGAAAACGGCCATAAGCTCGGTGGCAGCACCAATAACGGCGTGCGCGGCCAGTTACTGTATCAGCCCAATGACAGCTTTAACCTCAGAATCACTGGCGACTATAGCGATTCCACCCAGCGCCCCGTTTCGGTTCTGGTGAGTGCAACCGACGCCTTTCGCACTCGCGCAGAACAAACCGGCCTCAAGGTCGTCGGTGGTCGTCAGGTCGCTATGGATGACGAGAACGTCATTCGTGTCGCACAAGGTGGCGGCTCGGTAGAAGCCAACTGGAGACTGAAGAGTGGATTTAGCCTGAATTCTCTCTCCTCGTTGCGCTATTTCCGTGTCTTGCCCAGTACGGCGGATAACTGGAACATTCCGCTCTATCACGACAGCGGTGCCGATGTACGCGATCGCGTCTGGTCGCAAAGCTTTTGGCTGGATTCGCCCAAAGGCAATAAGGTCGATTACTCACTCGGCGTCGATTACTGGGGAGAGAATCTCGATACCGAGGCAAACAGTCGCTACTACAACGACAATCGCGTGCGAACGTGGGTAGGGAATGGCTATCAGGGCATTAACGTTCAGCGCTTTGGTACGTTAGATGACACCGTTTATTCCGTCTATGGTCGTGGAACCTGGCACGCTGCCGATAAGCTGGACGTCATTGTCGGCCTGCGCCACACCTACGAGAAAAAAGAGGGAACGTTTGTCCGCAGGAACCGTGCGACCTTCGACTCTGGTCCACTCTCGCAAACCAACCACCTGCCTTCGGGCTCCATTAGCCTGAACTGGTTTGCCGCACCCAACGCCACCCCTTACCTCACGCTGGGCTACGGGGAAAAGTCCGGCGGCCTGAATGTGTCATCCGGGGCTGCAAGGCAACTGGGGATCGACTCGCTGTACGTCGATCCAGAGAAAACCCGCTCGGCGGAGTTGGGGATCAAAACACACTGGCTACAGCGCAAAGTGGAATGGAATACTGCGCTGTTCTGGAGTGTCGTCGAAGATTTCCAGAATAACGCCTATGACGAAGAAACGGATACCAGCTACCTGATTAATGCCGGGAAATTCCGCTCACGCGGCGGGGAATCTCAGTTGACGCTGCGCCCGCTTGATGGCCTGAGCATCAGTCTGGCCGGTACGCTGCTGGATGCCAGCTATCTGAATTTCCCTAACGCCCGCTGCCCGGCAGAAATCTCCGCCGTCTCGTGCGATATGTCAGGAAAACGCGTCTTCAAATCCCCCACGCTGAGTTACAACACGCGTGTGCGTTATCAGTGGGATACGCCAAACAATCTGCAAGCCTCGGTTTCCGGGCAATGGTCATGGCGGAGTTGGGCCTATGGCACGCTCGATGATTCCGAGAGCAATCGTATTCCGGCCTATGGTGTCCTGAACCTGTCTAGCGGGCTGAGCGGCAAGCAGGGCGACAACCGTTGGAACGTGTCGCTGTGGGTGAAAAACGCGCTGGATAAGAACTACTACCGCTCCGTCAGAGGCTCCAGCGCCACAACGGGCGTGATTGGCGAACCGCGCATGGTCGGAATATCGGTCGGTTACGACTTCAAGGGGTAA